In the genome of Sinorhizobium chiapasense, the window GTGCAAGATCCATGTCGTCTTCATAGCCGCCGGCGAGATCGCTGAGGCTTGCTGCACCGCCGGCGAGAAGAACGACGATCTGTTCTTGCGGAATGCCGTAGGTGCCGGGCAGCTCGAGCGCGTCCGCCATGGCCATCAGACCGGAGCTTCCCGCACCCGCATAGGCAAGCCGCCCGCCGGCGGAAAGGACTTGTACCGCAAGCGCTGCGGCCGCCGAGATCTGCTCGATCGCCGCGTCGACCGATTTCGTTGCCGCCTGTTGACCGGAGGCGAGCAGGCGAAGCGCGAGCGCCGGATGCATCACATCCAGGCCCTTCGCGTTATTGTGGCGCTCTTCGGTCTTTGCTGACGGCATTCGCTGTGTCTCCTCTCCGTGAATTAATGCCAAAAAAATACCAATTGTCTAGGAGAATTTTAATTTTTGTGGCTTGAGGCGACAAATATTGAAAATGTGTGCGGAAAAACAAGGATTTATTTCAAACATTAGTTGTCCGAAAAAATCTCGCTTGGTTATTGGTATTTTTTTGGTATCTTATCTGACGGAGGTGCCCATGACGTCTTATCTGATCGGAATCGATGGCGGCGGAACGAGTTGCCGGGCGGCCGCGGCCGCGCCGGACGGTCGGATTCTCGGCCGTGGAAAGGCTGGTGCCGCAAACATCCTCACCGATCCGGAGACGGCGCTTGCGAACATAACGGAGGCCTCGCGGGCCGCCTTCGAGAATGCCGGCATCGATCCTGCCGGGATCACGCAGGCCCGCGCGATCGTCGGCGTTGCGGGTCACAATGTCGGGGATGCCGTGCATTACGTGAAGCGGCGGCTCCCGTTCGCGGCGGCAGAGATCGAGTCCGACGGATTGATCGCGCTTCAGGGCGCGCTCGGCGAAAAGGACGGCGCGGTCGCCATTCTCGGGACGGGCACCATTTATATCGCGCGCCATGGCGAAGCCGTGAGCTATATCGGCGGCTGGGGCTTCACGATCGGCGATCACGGCAGTGGTGCGCGCATCGGTCATGCGCTGCTGCAGGAAAGCCTGCTTGCCTTCGATGGCATTCACGAGGGATCGCCGGTCACCGATTCCGTCATGGCTGAATTCAACAACGATCCGAGGGATGTCGTCGACTTCGCACGGCTGGCCAAGCCCGGCGAATTCGGACGCTATGCCCCGCGCGTCTTCGAACAGGCCGGACGTGGCGATGCCGTGGCACTGCGCCTGCTCGAAGCTGCTGCGACCACGGTCGACGAGGCGCTCGACGTGGTCGTGTCGAGAGGAAGCGAGCGGCTCTGCTTGCTCGGCGGCCTGGCGCCGCTTTATCGCCCGTGGCTTGCCGAGCGCCACCAGAAGCATTTTGTCGAAGCGGAGGCGGACGCCTTGACCGGAGCGGTGGCGCTCGCTGCTCGACGCTTCGGTTCCAGGCCGGAGGTCGGCGCATGACCCAGCAACTTGCCGCCATCCTGCCGCTGGAGGGCCTGCAGTCGGGTGGGGCCGGTCCGCTCTATCTGAAGCTCAGGCAGTCGCTCGAGGAAGCCATCCTTTCGGGCAAGCTCAACCACGGGGATGCGCTGCCGCCGGAGAGGGATCTTGCGGACTATGCCAATATCAGCCGGGTGACTGTGCGCAAGGCGGTCGATGACCTTGTGCGCGACGGCCTGCTCGTGCGCCGCCATGGCTCCGGGACCTTCGTCGTCAGACCCGTCT includes:
- a CDS encoding N-acetylglucosamine kinase, translated to MTSYLIGIDGGGTSCRAAAAAPDGRILGRGKAGAANILTDPETALANITEASRAAFENAGIDPAGITQARAIVGVAGHNVGDAVHYVKRRLPFAAAEIESDGLIALQGALGEKDGAVAILGTGTIYIARHGEAVSYIGGWGFTIGDHGSGARIGHALLQESLLAFDGIHEGSPVTDSVMAEFNNDPRDVVDFARLAKPGEFGRYAPRVFEQAGRGDAVALRLLEAAATTVDEALDVVVSRGSERLCLLGGLAPLYRPWLAERHQKHFVEAEADALTGAVALAARRFGSRPEVGA